From the genome of Hymenobacter sp. PAMC 26628, one region includes:
- a CDS encoding saccharopine dehydrogenase family protein: protein MTTTRLLLLGAGRSAASLIEYLLRHAPTEGWYLTVADANPAHLAPVLAAHSQYARAVPFDAADAGALDARVAEADVVISMLPAALHPAVALACLRHRRHLATASYVGPEIQALHAEAEAAGLVFLMECGLDPGLDHMSAMRALADIRARGGRITSFKSYCGGLLAPAAEADNPWKYKFTWNPRNVVLAGQGGPARYLDRGHLRFIPYQHLFARAEPVAVPGHGDFEGYANRDSLGYRGPYGLADVPTVLRGTLRRPGYCAAWQALVSLGLTDDGTRLGNAETMSWAAVVDAFLPVAKVPGLPLPLRVANYLNLAPEGEEMGRLNWLGLFSDQHPVGHADATPAQLLERLLADKWQLGPHDRDLVVMQHEFEYEVAGQVHRRTSSLVVTGADATHTAMAQTVGLPLGMAVRRLARGEVPQRGVVIPVVPELYEAILEELAAEYGILFQEEESGA, encoded by the coding sequence ATGACGACAACCCGCTTGCTGTTGCTCGGGGCCGGCCGTTCCGCCGCTTCGCTTATCGAGTACCTGCTGCGCCACGCGCCCACCGAAGGCTGGTACCTGACCGTGGCCGACGCCAACCCCGCCCACCTGGCCCCCGTGCTGGCTGCCCACTCGCAATACGCCCGTGCCGTGCCCTTCGACGCGGCCGACGCCGGGGCCCTCGACGCCCGCGTGGCCGAGGCCGATGTGGTGATTTCCATGCTGCCGGCTGCCCTGCACCCAGCCGTGGCCCTGGCCTGCCTGCGCCACCGCCGCCACCTGGCCACGGCTAGCTACGTGGGCCCCGAAATCCAGGCCCTGCACGCCGAAGCGGAAGCCGCCGGACTGGTTTTTTTGATGGAATGTGGCCTCGACCCAGGCCTTGACCACATGTCGGCCATGCGGGCCCTAGCCGACATCCGGGCGCGGGGCGGGCGGATTACGTCCTTTAAATCGTATTGTGGGGGCCTGCTGGCCCCGGCCGCCGAGGCCGATAATCCCTGGAAATACAAATTTACCTGGAACCCCCGCAACGTGGTGCTGGCCGGACAGGGCGGCCCCGCCCGCTACCTCGACCGCGGCCACCTGCGCTTCATCCCTTATCAGCACCTGTTTGCACGGGCCGAGCCCGTGGCCGTGCCCGGCCACGGCGACTTCGAGGGCTACGCCAACCGCGACTCGCTCGGCTACCGGGGCCCTTACGGCTTGGCCGACGTGCCCACGGTATTGCGCGGTACGCTGCGCCGCCCGGGCTACTGCGCCGCCTGGCAAGCCTTGGTCAGCCTGGGCCTCACCGACGACGGCACCCGCCTTGGCAACGCCGAAACCATGAGCTGGGCCGCGGTGGTCGACGCCTTTTTGCCCGTGGCCAAAGTGCCCGGCTTGCCGCTGCCGTTGCGCGTGGCCAACTACCTGAACCTGGCCCCCGAAGGCGAGGAAATGGGCCGCTTGAATTGGCTGGGCCTGTTTTCCGATCAGCACCCCGTGGGCCACGCCGATGCCACGCCCGCCCAGCTACTCGAACGCCTGCTGGCCGATAAGTGGCAGCTGGGGCCCCACGACCGCGACCTGGTGGTTATGCAGCACGAGTTCGAATACGAGGTGGCTGGCCAGGTACACCGCCGCACATCGTCGCTGGTTGTGACGGGGGCCGACGCCACCCATACCGCCATGGCCCAGACCGTGGGCCTGCCCCTGGGCATGGCCGTGCGGCGACTGGCCCGGGGCGAAGTGCCGCAGCGCGGCGTCGTCATCCCCGTCGTGCCCGAGCTGTACGAGGCCATCCTAGAAGAGCTGGCAGCTGAGTACGGCATTCTTTTCCAAGAGGAAGAAAGCGGCGCATAA
- a CDS encoding tRNA1(Val) (adenine(37)-N6)-methyltransferase: MPNDYFQFQQFRIEQAACAMKVSTDACVLGASVDLIGATRLLDIGTGTGLLALMAAQRHPTVAIEAVEIDPAAAAQAAANAAASPWGPRVRVHPLSLAGYAATGPAPFSHIVCNPPFFQGALRSPHAARTTARHAAPDTLTFTEISRFAANFLVPGGRLTVLLPVPEMARFVADAAAVGLQPATRLALRHRLGSRVLRHIVALGRDPGPLVVQELAFRTADNDSVYTATFQALLAGFYLAF, encoded by the coding sequence GTGCCCAACGACTACTTTCAGTTCCAGCAGTTCCGCATTGAGCAGGCGGCGTGCGCCATGAAGGTGAGCACCGACGCCTGCGTGCTCGGCGCGTCCGTGGACCTAATCGGCGCCACCCGCTTGCTCGACATTGGCACCGGTACCGGCCTGCTGGCCCTCATGGCCGCCCAGCGCCACCCCACGGTCGCCATCGAAGCCGTGGAAATTGACCCCGCGGCCGCCGCCCAGGCCGCCGCCAACGCGGCGGCTAGCCCCTGGGGGCCCCGCGTCCGGGTGCACCCGCTGAGCTTGGCGGGCTACGCCGCCACAGGCCCCGCGCCCTTTAGCCACATCGTGTGCAATCCGCCGTTTTTCCAGGGGGCCCTGCGCTCGCCCCATGCGGCCCGCACTACTGCCCGACACGCCGCGCCCGACACGCTCACCTTCACCGAAATCAGCCGCTTCGCTGCTAATTTCCTAGTTCCCGGCGGCCGCCTCACCGTGCTGCTGCCCGTGCCCGAAATGGCACGGTTCGTAGCAGATGCGGCGGCGGTGGGCTTGCAGCCGGCCACGCGGCTGGCGTTGCGCCACCGGCTCGGCAGCCGGGTGCTGCGCCACATCGTAGCCTTAGGGCGGGACCCAGGGCCCCTAGTAGTGCAGGAACTAGCCTTCCGCACAGCCGACAACGACTCGGTTTACACGGCAACGTTTCAGGCGTTGCTGGCGGGATTTTACCTGGCATTCTGA
- the rnhA gene encoding ribonuclease HI: protein MITLFTDGSARGNPGPGGYGAILRYGPHEKELSQGYRRTTNNRMELLAVIVGLEAVTRPDIPVLVVSDSKYVVDAVEKRWVFGWEKKPDFGKKANPDLWRRFLAVYRQRKVSFKWIKGHAGHAENERCDVLAVQSALGKGLLVDEGFERAQAAAPLL, encoded by the coding sequence TTGATAACCCTTTTCACCGACGGCTCGGCCCGCGGCAACCCGGGGCCCGGCGGCTACGGCGCCATCCTGCGCTACGGCCCCCACGAAAAAGAACTGAGCCAGGGCTACCGCCGCACCACCAACAACCGCATGGAGCTGCTGGCCGTCATCGTGGGCCTGGAGGCCGTGACGCGCCCCGATATCCCGGTGCTCGTCGTGTCCGATTCGAAGTACGTGGTGGACGCCGTGGAGAAGCGCTGGGTGTTCGGCTGGGAGAAAAAACCCGACTTCGGCAAGAAGGCCAACCCCGACCTGTGGCGCCGCTTCCTGGCCGTGTACCGCCAGCGCAAGGTGTCATTCAAGTGGATCAAAGGCCACGCCGGCCACGCCGAAAACGAGCGCTGCGACGTGCTGGCCGTGCAAAGCGCCCTCGGCAAAGGCTTGTTGGTGGACGAAGGCTTCGAGCGCGCCCAGGCGGCGGCCCCGCTGCTGTAG
- a CDS encoding MarC family protein codes for MFNLQQIFSVTLTLFAIIDIIGSVPIIIQIRQREGEIKAELATVVAGGLMVAFLFLGQSILRLFGVDNESFALAGAVIIFLIGMEMILGIELFKSDMTARTGSIVPLAFPIIVGAGTMTTLLSLRAAYALPNILAGIALNLVFVYGVLKTSLWIERQLGKAGEDVLRRVFGVILLAIAIKLFKANF; via the coding sequence GTGTTCAACCTCCAGCAAATCTTTTCCGTCACGCTCACGCTATTTGCCATCATCGACATCATCGGCTCGGTGCCGATCATCATCCAGATTCGGCAGCGCGAGGGCGAAATCAAGGCCGAGCTGGCCACCGTGGTGGCGGGCGGGCTGATGGTAGCGTTTCTGTTCCTGGGCCAGAGCATTTTGCGGCTGTTCGGGGTTGACAATGAGAGCTTTGCTCTGGCCGGGGCCGTTATCATCTTCCTCATCGGCATGGAGATGATTCTCGGCATCGAGCTGTTCAAATCCGATATGACGGCCCGCACGGGTTCCATCGTGCCGCTGGCATTTCCCATAATCGTGGGGGCCGGCACCATGACCACGCTGCTCTCGCTGCGCGCCGCCTACGCCCTGCCCAACATCCTGGCCGGCATTGCCCTGAACCTGGTGTTTGTGTACGGCGTGCTCAAAACCAGCCTCTGGATCGAGCGCCAGCTCGGCAAGGCCGGCGAAGATGTGCTGCGCCGCGTGTTCGGCGTCATCCTGCTGGCCATCGCCATCAAGTTGTTCAAGGCCAATTTTTAA
- a CDS encoding aminotransferase class V-fold PLP-dependent enzyme, whose protein sequence is MVQTFTFNVGPAAVYPAVRQYLQDAYDEGWLSAPHRGERFTSLVRQAVTDLKLKLNIPQDYTVLFTGSATECWEILAQGLTPRRSFHLYNGEFGKKWFDYARALRPETTGVQFDINEVPDMGALPFVGEDTDLVCVTQNETSTATQLRETHILQLFNRLGGALLAVDATSSLAGLNLKYIKADVWYGSVQKCFGLPAGLGVLILSPRAVAKAKEVNDRAHYNGLPAALSNMLNHQTNYTPNVLGIYLLSRVMADREPIKAVAQHLADRAQKLYDFFEQATPLQPLITNPDARSTTVIGLQGEPALIEEIKRRALEAGLTLGGGYGPLKNTTIRIANFPAVSDAAMEALVQFFVKEYVTV, encoded by the coding sequence GTGGTTCAGACATTCACGTTCAACGTTGGCCCCGCGGCCGTGTACCCCGCCGTTCGCCAGTACCTGCAAGACGCCTACGACGAGGGCTGGCTCTCGGCCCCGCACCGCGGGGAGCGGTTCACGAGCCTAGTGCGCCAGGCCGTGACGGACCTCAAGCTCAAGCTTAATATTCCGCAGGACTACACGGTGCTCTTCACCGGTTCGGCCACCGAGTGCTGGGAAATCCTGGCCCAGGGCCTCACCCCGCGCCGCAGCTTCCACCTTTACAACGGCGAGTTTGGCAAGAAGTGGTTCGACTACGCCCGCGCCTTGCGACCGGAAACCACCGGCGTGCAGTTCGACATCAACGAGGTGCCCGACATGGGGGCCCTGCCCTTCGTGGGCGAGGACACCGACCTGGTGTGCGTGACGCAGAACGAAACCAGCACCGCCACCCAGCTCCGCGAAACCCACATCCTGCAGCTCTTCAACCGCCTCGGCGGGGCCCTGCTGGCCGTGGACGCCACCAGCTCGCTGGCCGGCCTGAACCTCAAGTACATCAAGGCCGACGTGTGGTACGGCTCGGTGCAAAAGTGCTTCGGGCTGCCCGCCGGCCTGGGCGTGCTCATCCTCTCGCCCCGCGCCGTGGCCAAGGCCAAGGAGGTGAACGACCGCGCCCACTACAACGGCCTGCCCGCCGCCCTGAGCAACATGCTCAACCACCAAACCAACTACACGCCCAACGTGCTCGGCATTTACTTGCTGAGCCGCGTGATGGCCGACCGCGAGCCCATCAAGGCCGTGGCCCAGCACCTGGCCGACCGCGCCCAGAAGCTCTACGACTTTTTCGAGCAGGCCACGCCCCTGCAGCCGCTCATCACCAACCCCGACGCCCGCTCCACCACCGTCATCGGCCTGCAGGGCGAGCCCGCGCTGATCGAGGAAATCAAGCGCAGAGCCCTCGAAGCCGGCCTCACGCTGGGTGGCGGCTACGGCCCGCTAAAAAATACCACCATCCGCATCGCCAATTTCCCCGCCGTGTCCGACGCGGCGATGGAAGCCCTGGTGCAGTTTTTCGTGAAGGAATACGTGACGGTTTAG
- the aroQ gene encoding type II 3-dehydroquinate dehydratase, protein MDLLIINGPNLNLLGRREPGIYGSRSFDDFFPELVDGFPDHKLTYFQSNHEGALLDKLHEVGFSHHGIILNAGGFTHTSVALGDAVAGIATPVVEVHLSNIAAREEFRHKSLIAKHCAGSIAGFGLESYRLAVQWFASQRPKRVGFQV, encoded by the coding sequence ATGGACCTTCTCATCATCAACGGCCCCAACCTCAACCTGTTGGGCCGGCGCGAGCCCGGCATCTACGGCAGCCGCTCGTTCGACGACTTTTTCCCGGAGCTGGTGGACGGCTTCCCCGACCATAAGCTGACGTACTTCCAGAGCAACCACGAGGGGGCCCTGCTCGACAAGCTGCACGAGGTCGGCTTCAGCCACCACGGCATTATCCTGAACGCCGGCGGCTTCACCCACACCAGCGTGGCCCTCGGCGACGCCGTGGCCGGCATCGCCACGCCCGTGGTGGAGGTGCACCTGAGCAACATCGCCGCCCGCGAAGAATTCCGCCACAAAAGCCTCATTGCCAAGCACTGCGCGGGCAGCATCGCCGGCTTCGGGCTTGAAAGCTACCGGCTGGCCGTGCAGTGGTTTGCCAGCCAGCGGCCCAAGCGCGTGGGCTTTCAGGTCTGA
- the xerD gene encoding site-specific tyrosine recombinase XerD, protein MTWPQALRQFQGYLQLEKSLSPNSVEAYVRDATKLHQFLIGEGVPARPEQVTTRLLRDFLNTLTDLGLGATSQARTLSGLKAFFGFMIMEDLIKFDPTDTLEAPKTGRHLPDALSYPEIETLLGAIDLSTDEGLRTRAVLEVLYSSGLRVSELCELKLSNIAAEQGFMKVLGKGNKERLVPVGREALKHLNFYLRGVRGHLDIKPGAEDHAFLSQRGRPLSRITVFTTLKKLAEQAGLRKTISPHTLRHSFATHLIEGGADLRAVQEMLGHASITTTEIYTHLDRDYLRQVITEFHPRS, encoded by the coding sequence ATGACCTGGCCCCAGGCCCTCCGGCAATTCCAGGGCTACTTACAGCTCGAAAAATCCCTCTCGCCCAATTCGGTGGAGGCCTACGTGCGCGACGCCACCAAGCTGCACCAGTTCCTAATAGGGGAGGGGGTGCCCGCCCGCCCCGAGCAGGTGACGACGCGGCTGCTGCGCGACTTCCTCAACACCCTCACCGACCTCGGGCTGGGAGCCACCTCGCAGGCGCGCACGCTCTCGGGGCTGAAGGCGTTCTTCGGCTTCATGATCATGGAGGACCTCATCAAGTTCGACCCCACCGACACGCTGGAGGCCCCCAAAACCGGCCGCCACCTGCCCGACGCCCTCAGCTACCCCGAAATCGAAACCCTGCTCGGGGCCATCGACCTGAGCACTGACGAGGGCCTGCGGACTCGCGCGGTACTGGAGGTGCTGTACTCTTCGGGCTTGCGCGTGAGCGAGTTGTGCGAGCTGAAGCTGTCGAATATTGCCGCCGAGCAGGGCTTTATGAAGGTGCTGGGCAAGGGCAACAAGGAGCGCCTGGTGCCCGTGGGCCGCGAGGCCCTCAAGCACCTCAACTTCTACCTGCGCGGCGTGCGCGGCCACCTCGACATCAAGCCCGGGGCCGAAGACCACGCCTTTCTGAGCCAGCGCGGGCGGCCGCTCTCGCGCATCACCGTCTTCACCACCCTCAAGAAGCTGGCTGAGCAGGCGGGGCTGCGCAAAACCATCAGCCCGCACACGCTGCGCCACTCCTTCGCTACTCACCTCATCGAGGGCGGAGCCGACCTGCGCGCGGTGCAGGAAATGCTGGGCCACGCCAGCATCACGACCACCGAAATCTACACCCACCTCGACCGCGACTACCTGCGGCAGGTCATCACCGAGTTCCACCCGCGCAGCTAA
- a CDS encoding FtsK/SpoIIIE family DNA translocase, which translates to MADNRYKNPPPGPSANRPAEGRPAAAPRANAPRPAAEPAPAAAPRPPRPAATNQPKAAKAAAQAQAARAPRGPRGPLPGVAGLKALLRDRRFHLFIGFGLLLGSLYLTIAFTSFLFTGHADQSVVAAMSTIPTKEAGQESNNWLGLLGAWAAQVFIYKLFGVAAFALIPIVFFLGYKIVFRTATGSVSYVLALGLFTMAWLSTLLGYVVVALGAPAPGADLALAHRLDFLCGGVGFEAASWLSSLIGWGTVLLLAFVLISFVVFFFNITTLPFNFGRSAAQAEADEDAELTAEIEAEEAAKARPAAPKPAPNAPAPMALAFTAEETEDVEETSGAPAPVEYEPAPQASSGPALSVAGPLATTVAAAAAVPLVVSGPSFSVEMPEPEPEVAFVAPVVATVPTPLSLADLADGPPAKPVMGPLGVENKQLEITVPSRDDLDPNAGAAIAAVADEDADADAMPDVNYDPTLDLSRYQYPTLELLNDYGVAKAQVTKEELEANKDRIVETLGHYGITIASIKATIGPTVTLYEIVPEAGVRISKIKSLEDDIALSLAALGIRIIAPIPGKGTIGIEVPNAKKEMVSIRSVLGSEKFARTEMDLPIAFGRTITNEVFVADLAKMPHLLMAGATGQGKSVGLNVILASLLYKRHPAQLKFVLVDPKKVELSIFNKIERHYLAKLPDTNEPIITDTKKVVHTLNSLCMEMDRRYDLLKEAGCRNLKEYNLKFVERRLNPKKGHRYLPFIVLVIDELADLMMTAGKEVETPIARLAQLARAIGIHLIVATQRPSVNVITGIIKANFPCRISFKVTSKIDSRTILDTGGADQLIGQGDMLFSAGSDLIRVQCAFIDTPEVDRVCDFISEQQGYSDAYLLPEVAGAEGDDGSGQDAGDPAERDSMFEEAARCIVLHQQGSTSLLQRKLKLGYNRAGRLIDQLQHAGIVGPFEGSKARDVLVPDEYQLEQLLNSMPK; encoded by the coding sequence ATGGCCGATAACCGCTACAAGAACCCCCCGCCGGGCCCCTCCGCCAACCGTCCCGCCGAGGGCCGGCCGGCCGCCGCGCCGCGCGCCAACGCCCCCCGGCCCGCCGCCGAGCCGGCCCCTGCGGCGGCCCCGCGCCCGCCGCGCCCCGCCGCTACCAACCAGCCCAAGGCCGCCAAAGCGGCGGCCCAGGCCCAGGCCGCCCGCGCTCCGCGGGGGCCCCGGGGCCCCTTGCCCGGCGTAGCCGGCCTGAAGGCGCTGCTGCGCGACCGGCGCTTTCACCTGTTCATCGGGTTTGGCCTGCTGCTGGGCAGCTTATACCTCACCATCGCCTTCACGTCGTTCCTGTTCACGGGCCACGCCGACCAGAGCGTGGTAGCCGCCATGAGCACCATCCCCACCAAAGAGGCGGGGCAGGAATCGAACAATTGGCTGGGGCTGCTGGGGGCCTGGGCAGCACAAGTATTTATCTATAAGCTGTTTGGGGTGGCGGCGTTCGCCCTCATTCCCATCGTGTTTTTCCTGGGCTACAAAATCGTGTTCCGCACCGCCACCGGCTCGGTGAGCTACGTGCTGGCGCTGGGCCTCTTCACGATGGCCTGGCTGAGCACGCTGCTCGGCTACGTGGTGGTGGCGCTGGGGGCCCCCGCGCCGGGCGCCGACCTGGCCCTGGCCCACCGGCTCGACTTTTTGTGCGGCGGCGTGGGCTTCGAAGCGGCCTCGTGGCTGAGTAGCCTCATCGGCTGGGGCACGGTGCTGCTGCTGGCCTTCGTGCTGATTTCGTTCGTGGTGTTCTTCTTCAACATCACCACGTTGCCGTTCAATTTTGGCCGTTCGGCCGCCCAGGCCGAAGCCGACGAAGACGCCGAGCTGACCGCCGAAATCGAAGCCGAGGAGGCCGCTAAGGCCCGCCCGGCCGCGCCCAAGCCCGCTCCTAATGCCCCCGCACCGATGGCCCTGGCCTTCACCGCAGAGGAAACCGAGGACGTGGAAGAAACCAGTGGGGCCCCGGCCCCGGTCGAGTATGAGCCCGCGCCCCAAGCCAGCTCGGGCCCCGCCCTGAGCGTGGCCGGCCCGCTGGCTACTACCGTAGCAGCCGCGGCGGCCGTGCCGCTGGTCGTGAGCGGCCCGTCGTTTTCTGTGGAGATGCCGGAGCCGGAACCCGAAGTGGCATTTGTTGCGCCCGTGGTAGCTACGGTGCCCACGCCGCTTTCGCTGGCTGACTTGGCCGACGGGCCCCCCGCGAAACCGGTGATGGGGCCCCTGGGGGTGGAAAATAAGCAGCTGGAAATAACGGTGCCGAGCCGCGACGACCTCGACCCGAACGCCGGGGCCGCCATTGCGGCGGTGGCCGACGAGGACGCGGATGCCGACGCCATGCCGGACGTGAACTACGACCCCACGCTGGACCTTTCGCGCTACCAGTACCCCACCCTGGAGCTGCTCAACGACTACGGCGTGGCCAAGGCGCAGGTGACCAAGGAGGAGCTGGAGGCCAACAAGGACCGCATCGTGGAGACGCTGGGCCACTACGGCATCACCATCGCCAGCATCAAGGCCACCATCGGGCCCACGGTCACGCTCTACGAAATCGTGCCCGAGGCAGGGGTGCGCATCAGCAAAATCAAGAGCCTGGAGGACGACATCGCCCTGAGCCTGGCCGCGCTGGGCATCCGCATCATCGCCCCGATTCCGGGCAAGGGCACCATCGGCATCGAGGTGCCCAACGCCAAAAAGGAGATGGTGAGCATCCGCTCGGTGCTGGGCTCGGAGAAGTTCGCCCGCACGGAAATGGACCTGCCCATCGCCTTCGGCCGCACCATCACCAACGAAGTGTTCGTGGCCGACCTGGCCAAGATGCCGCACTTGCTGATGGCCGGGGCCACGGGCCAGGGCAAGTCGGTGGGCCTGAACGTGATTCTGGCCTCGCTGCTCTACAAGCGCCACCCGGCCCAGCTCAAGTTCGTGCTGGTCGACCCCAAGAAGGTGGAGCTGAGCATCTTCAACAAGATCGAGCGCCACTACCTGGCCAAGCTGCCCGACACGAACGAGCCCATCATCACGGACACCAAGAAGGTGGTGCACACGCTCAATTCGCTGTGCATGGAGATGGACCGGCGTTACGATTTGCTGAAGGAAGCGGGCTGCCGCAACCTGAAGGAGTACAACCTCAAGTTCGTGGAGCGGCGGCTCAACCCCAAGAAGGGGCACCGCTACCTGCCCTTCATCGTGCTGGTCATCGACGAGCTGGCTGACCTGATGATGACGGCCGGCAAGGAGGTGGAAACGCCCATTGCCCGCCTCGCCCAGCTGGCCCGCGCCATCGGCATCCACCTCATCGTGGCCACCCAGCGCCCCAGCGTAAACGTGATTACGGGCATCATCAAGGCCAACTTCCCCTGCCGGATTTCCTTCAAGGTGACCAGCAAAATCGATTCGCGCACCATCCTCGATACCGGCGGGGCCGACCAGCTTATTGGCCAGGGCGACATGCTGTTCTCGGCTGGCTCGGACCTAATCCGGGTGCAGTGCGCCTTCATCGACACGCCCGAAGTGGACCGCGTGTGCGACTTCATCAGCGAGCAGCAGGGCTACTCCGACGCCTACCTGCTGCCCGAAGTGGCCGGCGCCGAGGGCGACGACGGCAGCGGCCAGGACGCGGGCGACCCCGCCGAGCGCGACTCCATGTTCGAGGAGGCCGCTCGCTGCATCGTGCTGCACCAGCAGGGCAGCACCAGCCTGCTCCAGCGCAAGCTCAAGCTGGGCTACAACCGCGCTGGGCGCCTCATCGATCAGCTTCAGCACGCGGGCATCGTGGGGCCCTTCGAGGGCAGCAAGGCCCGCGACGTGCTCGTGCCCGACGAATACCAGTTGGAGCAGTTGCTGAATTCCATGCCCAAGTAG
- a CDS encoding LolA family protein: MMTKSFSLLALAATLALPAAAQQDPKAGKILDAMSAKYQALNAFGASFSQTLENPSAKVKQNMSGDIVVSGKKFHLKMNGQEVINDGKTTWTYLKNENEVNIADADADSQDMSPSQIYTMYKKGYKYAYVQQAQDGGEAVDVIELTPENRTNEVIKVRLKVRKKDQTVKSWQMYKKNGNQYTFNIKNFKPNPPITASTFAFDKAEHKGVKVVDLR; encoded by the coding sequence ATGATGACCAAATCGTTTTCGCTGCTGGCCCTGGCCGCCACCTTGGCCCTGCCCGCCGCGGCTCAACAAGACCCCAAAGCTGGCAAAATCCTCGACGCCATGAGCGCCAAATACCAGGCCCTGAATGCCTTCGGCGCTAGTTTCTCCCAGACGCTGGAGAACCCTTCGGCCAAGGTGAAGCAGAACATGAGCGGCGACATCGTGGTGAGCGGTAAGAAGTTCCACCTCAAAATGAACGGCCAGGAAGTTATCAACGACGGCAAAACCACCTGGACCTACCTCAAAAACGAGAATGAGGTGAACATCGCCGACGCCGATGCCGATAGCCAGGACATGTCGCCCTCGCAGATTTATACCATGTACAAGAAGGGTTACAAATACGCCTACGTGCAGCAAGCCCAGGACGGCGGCGAGGCCGTGGACGTGATTGAACTGACCCCGGAAAACCGTACGAACGAGGTCATAAAAGTTCGCCTAAAGGTGCGTAAGAAGGACCAGACCGTGAAAAGCTGGCAGATGTACAAGAAGAACGGCAACCAGTACACGTTCAACATCAAGAACTTCAAGCCCAACCCGCCCATCACGGCCAGCACCTTCGCTTTCGACAAAGCCGAGCATAAAGGCGTGAAAGTGGTTGACCTGCGATAG
- a CDS encoding DUF2851 family protein, with protein sequence MREDFLHYVWQHQYFDKADLRTAGGEEIQVLKPGHRNADAGPDFLNARLRLGDVEWNGAVEIHLKASDWQRHNHQVDAKYDQVVLHVVHTHDAEVARTNGSRIPVLALGLRLGPELLARYQALADAPAAAPLPCAPLLGQVPEITKIMMAERALLERVEAKADAVAALHERLGHDWEATAYHALMAAFGFQKNSEPLARLAKAVPLAVLRRHRHDQRQVEALLFGQAGFLVENDETAADAYIQDLRREHEFLRHKYDLGAPALAVHEWNYLRLRPANFPPVRLGQLAGLLHARPALFDALLTAQSVAALAEFFRAPAPAYWRAHFRPGRPGKVPDLGKSSIDLLITNVVVPLRVAYARSVDQPALVESSVALFTELPAEHNQFTDVYGALGFGHRTAADSQGLLALHKSYCAPRRCLHCAIGSRLVQGPQLRVSR encoded by the coding sequence ATGCGCGAAGATTTTCTCCACTACGTTTGGCAGCACCAGTACTTCGACAAGGCCGATTTGCGCACGGCGGGCGGCGAAGAAATCCAGGTGTTGAAGCCCGGCCACCGTAACGCCGACGCGGGCCCTGACTTCCTGAACGCCCGCCTGCGCCTAGGCGATGTGGAGTGGAACGGCGCGGTGGAAATTCACCTCAAAGCCTCCGATTGGCAGCGGCACAACCATCAGGTGGACGCCAAGTATGACCAAGTGGTGTTGCACGTGGTGCACACCCACGACGCCGAAGTAGCCCGCACCAACGGCAGCCGCATTCCGGTATTGGCCTTGGGGCTCCGGCTGGGGCCCGAGCTGCTGGCCCGCTACCAGGCCCTGGCCGACGCCCCGGCGGCCGCGCCGTTGCCCTGCGCGCCGCTGCTGGGGCAGGTGCCTGAAATTACTAAAATCATGATGGCCGAGCGGGCCCTGTTGGAGCGTGTGGAAGCCAAGGCCGACGCCGTGGCCGCGCTGCATGAGCGCCTGGGCCACGACTGGGAGGCCACGGCCTACCATGCCCTGATGGCCGCGTTCGGCTTCCAAAAAAATAGCGAGCCGCTGGCCCGCCTCGCCAAGGCCGTGCCGCTGGCCGTGCTGCGCCGCCACCGCCACGACCAGCGCCAGGTAGAAGCCCTGCTGTTTGGGCAGGCCGGTTTCCTGGTGGAAAACGACGAGACGGCGGCCGATGCTTACATCCAGGATTTGCGGCGGGAACACGAGTTTCTGCGCCACAAGTACGACCTGGGGGCCCCCGCCCTGGCCGTGCACGAGTGGAACTACCTGCGCCTGCGGCCCGCCAATTTTCCGCCCGTGCGCCTGGGCCAGCTGGCGGGCCTGCTACACGCCCGCCCCGCCCTGTTCGACGCCTTGCTCACGGCCCAGAGCGTGGCAGCGCTGGCCGAGTTTTTTAGGGCCCCAGCGCCGGCTTACTGGCGGGCGCACTTCCGCCCCGGCCGGCCGGGCAAGGTGCCCGATTTGGGCAAGAGCAGCATCGACCTGCTGATTACCAACGTAGTGGTGCCCCTGCGCGTGGCCTACGCCCGCTCGGTGGACCAGCCCGCGCTGGTCGAAAGCAGCGTGGCCCTGTTCACGGAGCTGCCCGCCGAGCACAACCAGTTCACCGATGTGTACGGGGCCCTGGGCTTTGGCCACCGCACCGCGGCCGATTCGCAGGGCCTGCTGGCGCTGCACAAAAGCTACTGCGCGCCGCGCCGCTGCCTGCACTGCGCCATCGGCAGCCGCCTGGTGCAGGGCCCCCAACTGCGCGTTTCGCGATGA